A genomic region of Raphanus sativus cultivar WK10039 chromosome 6, ASM80110v3, whole genome shotgun sequence contains the following coding sequences:
- the LOC108829033 gene encoding uncharacterized protein LOC108829033 has translation MISDSITNASVTASSNARDFSKKKKKKNNKSGKMKQNKLGLRRDQWLSQVAVTSKGCKEERREKPDQSINNLDRRRREDYDNNGANLHHESYMESPSSSSVGGTNFSERSRTSSSSSSSSSSSSNITEEDNADDDDGCVDDWEALADALEAEEEEEEEKETLLHKSAKEQESLLHVVGIGDEEASSRKQMSNRAWRKTDDHHHHHRPQAKQISFPVLDKRFTTASAPSSCPICCEDLDATDSSFFPCPCGFRLCLFCHKTIFDGDGRCPGCRKPYERNAIKTETSFEGGCVTVRLTRSSSMFCRS, from the exons ATGATTTCAGATTCCATCACCAACGCCTCCGTTACTGCGTCCTCTAACGCCAGAGATTtctcaaagaagaagaagaagaag aACAATAAGTCTGGTAAGATGAAGCAGAACAAGCTCGGTCTCCGCCGTGACCAATGGCTTTCTCAAG ttgcGGTGACCAGTAAGGGGTGTAAGGAGGAGAGGAGGGAGAAGCCTGATCAGAGTATTAATAATCTAGATAGGCGGCGTAGAGAAGACTATGATAATAACGGTGCCAATCTTCACCATGAGAGCTATATGGAATCACCTTCAAGCAGTTCCGTGGGAGGCACTAACTTCAGTGAGAGAAGCAGgactagtagtagtagtagtagtagcagCAGCAGCTCTAGTAACATAACGGAAGAGGACAATGCAGATGATGATGACGGGTGTGTAGATGATTGGGAAGCTCTTGCTGATGCATTAGAagctgaggaggaggaggaggaggagaaagagACTCTCCTCCATAAGTCAGCCAAGGAGCAAGAGAGTCTCCTCCATGTTGTGGGTATTGGAGATGAAGAAGCATCATCAAGGAAGCAAATGAGTAATCGAGCTTGGAGGAAGACAgacgaccaccaccaccaccatcgtCCTCAAGCAAAGCAGATTAGTTTTCCTGTGCTGGACAAGCGTTTCACCACTGCCTCGGCACCCTCTTCGTGTCCCATCTGTTGTGAAGACTTGGACGCTACGGATTCGAGTTTCTTCCCGTGTCCTTGCGGGTTCAGGCTCTGTCTTTTCTGCCACAAGACGATTTTCGATGGAGATGGGCGGTGTCCTGGATGCAGGAAGCCGTATGAACGGAACGCGATCAAGACTGAGACTAGTTTTGAAGGTGGCTGTGTGACTGTTCGGTTGACTCGTTCCTCTAGCATGTTTTGCAGATCTTGA